The following are encoded together in the Adhaeribacter arboris genome:
- a CDS encoding AraC family transcriptional regulator: MKPRLEKLTLEPKYSFILQKDVYSYYPTPWHYHPEYELVLVIKSSGQRTVGDNAERFTDGDLVFLGPNLPHSYQNDPIYYQGNTALRAEAIVIHFREEFLGKDFFNLPEMISVNQLFDRAKFGIKILGNTRQQITDCMQEMLEVSGYRRITHLLHILELLALSEEYQLLVSPGFVEQYIAAGTDPITKVHEYIITNFRKDISLANAAEVANMSVPSFCRSFKACTRKSFSHYLNEVRVGYACKLLLEDKFNISRICYESGFNNMSNFNLQFKKVTGIPPLKYKKLRTESSSYV, from the coding sequence ATGAAACCGCGACTTGAAAAGCTAACTTTAGAGCCTAAATATTCTTTTATACTGCAAAAGGATGTATATTCCTATTACCCCACCCCTTGGCATTATCATCCGGAATATGAACTCGTACTGGTTATCAAAAGCTCCGGGCAACGAACGGTGGGGGACAATGCCGAAAGATTTACCGATGGTGATTTAGTTTTTTTAGGTCCGAATTTGCCCCATTCTTATCAAAATGACCCGATTTATTATCAGGGTAATACAGCACTCAGAGCTGAGGCCATAGTTATTCACTTCCGGGAAGAATTTTTGGGTAAGGATTTTTTTAACCTGCCAGAAATGATTTCAGTGAATCAACTTTTTGATAGAGCTAAATTTGGTATAAAAATTCTGGGAAACACTCGCCAGCAAATTACAGATTGCATGCAGGAAATGCTGGAGGTAAGTGGTTACAGACGGATTACGCACTTACTACATATTCTGGAACTACTTGCTTTATCGGAAGAATACCAGCTTTTAGTCAGTCCCGGATTCGTGGAGCAGTATATTGCCGCCGGTACCGACCCAATTACCAAAGTGCATGAATACATTATTACGAACTTCCGGAAAGATATATCCCTGGCCAATGCGGCAGAAGTGGCCAATATGTCGGTTCCGTCGTTTTGCCGTTCATTTAAAGCCTGCACCAGAAAAAGCTTTTCGCATTATCTTAACGAAGTAAGAGTAGGTTACGCCTGTAAGCTACTACTGGAAGATAAATTTAATATTTCCCGGATTTGTTATGAAAGCGGGTTTAATAATATGTCCAATTTCAATCTGCAGTTCAAGAAAGTTACCGGGATTCCTCCCCTAAAATATAAAAAATTGAGAACCGAAAGTTCTTCCTATGTCTAG
- a CDS encoding phosphotriesterase family protein: MEPSPNQPFVRTVLGDISPDAMGLTYSHEHIIIDESYPTLGNPLFLLNDVEKVVEELQRFYEAGGRTMVDTMPADCGRNVLKLAEVSRRTGVHIIAPTGIHLEQYYLPNHWRYAYTEEQLTQLFVADVTEGIDAHDYNGPYVERTPHKAGMVKLATGDEKITAHQEKIFHTVVNTHKETGVPILTHTNFGKHSLDQAKLFDKMGADLKHVVISHVDRYQDIEYNRELLQTGVRVELDSAFRWKEEVNWTYKFLEALLPDFPDQITMGMDAAKSSYWLSYGGKPGLNFLLTTFKDNLQQMGLGNYYENIFFKNPAQLYAFCK; the protein is encoded by the coding sequence ATGGAACCAAGCCCTAACCAGCCATTTGTGCGTACCGTACTCGGCGATATTTCTCCGGATGCGATGGGATTAACCTATTCCCACGAGCACATTATTATCGACGAAAGCTATCCGACCCTCGGTAATCCTTTGTTTCTGCTGAACGACGTAGAAAAAGTTGTCGAGGAATTGCAGCGTTTTTACGAAGCAGGTGGCCGCACGATGGTCGACACCATGCCGGCCGATTGCGGGAGAAATGTGCTTAAACTGGCTGAAGTGTCCCGCCGGACTGGGGTGCACATTATTGCCCCAACCGGAATTCACCTGGAACAGTATTATTTGCCAAATCATTGGCGCTACGCCTACACCGAAGAACAATTAACGCAATTATTTGTGGCCGATGTAACAGAGGGCATTGATGCGCATGATTATAATGGGCCTTACGTGGAGCGAACCCCGCACAAAGCCGGCATGGTAAAATTGGCCACCGGCGATGAAAAAATTACGGCGCACCAGGAAAAGATATTTCACACGGTGGTAAATACCCACAAAGAAACCGGAGTTCCCATATTAACGCACACTAATTTTGGTAAACATTCCCTGGACCAAGCAAAGCTATTCGATAAAATGGGCGCTGATTTAAAACATGTTGTTATTTCGCATGTAGACCGCTACCAGGATATAGAGTATAACCGCGAATTGCTGCAAACGGGTGTTAGAGTAGAACTCGATAGTGCCTTTCGCTGGAAAGAAGAAGTTAACTGGACTTACAAATTTCTGGAAGCCTTATTGCCTGATTTTCCGGACCAGATTACCATGGGGATGGACGCGGCTAAAAGTAGTTACTGGCTATCGTATGGCGGAAAGCCAGGCTTGAATTTCTTGTTAACTACTTTTAAAGATAATTTGCAACAGATGGGTTTAGGTAATTATTACGAGAATATCTTTTTTAAAAATCCGGCTCAACTTTATGCCTTTTGTAAATAA
- a CDS encoding PVC-type heme-binding CxxCH protein produces MIKIYKTKVCFILSFLLLLFSCKPGKEQTEKITQNRPALFVPDDLEATLWAESPQVYNPTNIDVDVKGRIWATEAVNYRNFNNADGYLKHPEGDRVMILEDTNGDGVADSSKVFVQDKDLRSPLGIAVLGNKVVVSCSPSVIVYTDENGDDKPDKKEVFLTGFGGLDHDHSLHAGLAGPDGKLYFITGNAGPHNVTGKDGRTIRAGSVYTGGSPYNDKNTPALKSSNGKIYTGGFAFRVNPDGTGLEVMAHNFRNSYEVAVDSYGNLWQSDNDDQVATCRTTWVMEGSNAGYFSATGERTWQADRRPGQSIETAHWHQEDPGVLPVGDIYGSGSPTGIVLNESDALGKQYRGLLLSADAGRNIIFGYLPKLEGAGFPLKNRTNFISSVETDDTNYRWNDIKEDKSKWFRPSDVAIGTDGAIYVADFYDPVVGGHQMNDKKGYGRIYRIAPKNKKLTVPAIDLSNTAGQIQALLNPAINIRNQGFKLLKAQGEKVVPRIKEVLSSENPYERARAVYLLAQLGNPGIKEVETLLQDSDAQIRITALRALRQANPQNVINYAGQLASDKSPAVRREVAIALRGLPLEKTEPILLTLIDGYDGHDRWYLNALGIALEGEAEVFYPTLLKHFNAQEPANWPQSLVNLVWELHPPAAVNALQERARNEKLSTKEREKALVALAFVPTRPAADAVRQLAQNAPNDMVSFAQYWLQFRKTNDWRAYLKNWQSPDNQLPEAHPELLVLRNKVTNSQLNIAQRSGAAMELAKSKVGKLHLVSLAADQKLPDTIQQLVKAPMLREDDRYIKSLISRYFDTSDSVSYSIQKITALPGDLVKGKKLLYGNCLVCHKVGEAGGEIGPVLTNINNKYDKQSLSQAIVQPEAGIAFGSEPYLITLKNGGMLYGLLLSEGPVVTVLDIYGRRYMMESTRVLSKKQLKTSPMPSPKHLQLSEQDVADITAFLLQKDKSL; encoded by the coding sequence ATGATAAAAATTTATAAAACCAAAGTTTGTTTTATTCTATCTTTTCTGCTGCTGCTCTTCTCCTGCAAGCCCGGCAAAGAACAAACCGAAAAAATTACCCAGAATAGACCGGCGCTGTTTGTTCCGGATGATTTGGAAGCAACCCTTTGGGCTGAATCGCCGCAAGTGTATAATCCTACCAATATAGATGTAGATGTTAAAGGACGCATCTGGGCCACCGAAGCCGTAAATTACCGGAACTTTAATAATGCGGACGGTTATTTAAAACATCCGGAAGGTGACCGGGTCATGATTTTGGAAGATACCAATGGCGATGGTGTAGCAGATTCTTCTAAAGTATTTGTGCAGGACAAAGACCTTCGTTCCCCATTGGGTATTGCGGTGTTAGGTAATAAGGTGGTAGTTTCCTGTTCGCCATCGGTTATTGTGTATACTGATGAAAACGGAGACGATAAGCCGGATAAAAAAGAAGTTTTCCTGACCGGTTTTGGGGGGCTAGACCATGACCATAGTTTACATGCTGGCCTGGCGGGTCCGGACGGAAAATTGTATTTTATTACCGGCAATGCCGGACCCCATAATGTTACCGGAAAAGACGGGCGAACCATACGTGCCGGTAGCGTCTATACCGGCGGCTCTCCTTATAATGATAAAAATACCCCGGCATTAAAAAGTAGTAATGGTAAAATTTATACGGGAGGTTTCGCCTTTCGGGTAAACCCGGATGGTACCGGTTTAGAAGTAATGGCGCATAATTTCCGTAATTCGTACGAAGTAGCCGTAGATTCTTATGGTAATTTATGGCAAAGTGATAATGACGACCAGGTCGCTACTTGCCGTACTACCTGGGTAATGGAAGGAAGCAACGCTGGTTACTTTAGCGCTACCGGCGAACGCACCTGGCAGGCCGACCGGCGTCCGGGACAAAGTATCGAAACGGCCCATTGGCACCAGGAAGACCCGGGCGTATTGCCCGTCGGAGATATTTATGGTTCGGGTTCACCCACTGGAATCGTACTGAACGAAAGTGATGCTCTTGGAAAACAATATAGGGGGTTGCTGCTTAGCGCCGATGCGGGCCGCAATATTATTTTTGGTTACTTGCCCAAACTGGAAGGTGCCGGTTTTCCGTTAAAAAACCGGACAAACTTTATCTCCTCCGTCGAAACGGATGATACGAATTACCGATGGAACGATATAAAGGAAGATAAAAGCAAATGGTTCCGACCCAGTGATGTAGCTATTGGTACCGATGGAGCTATTTATGTCGCCGATTTTTATGACCCCGTGGTCGGTGGGCACCAGATGAACGATAAAAAAGGATATGGCCGCATTTACCGCATTGCTCCTAAAAATAAAAAATTAACTGTTCCGGCAATCGACCTAAGTAACACGGCGGGCCAGATACAAGCTTTGTTAAATCCGGCTATTAATATCCGGAACCAGGGTTTTAAACTTCTGAAAGCTCAAGGTGAAAAAGTAGTACCGCGGATAAAAGAAGTATTATCTTCGGAGAATCCGTATGAGCGGGCGCGGGCCGTTTATCTGTTAGCACAATTAGGTAATCCGGGGATTAAAGAAGTAGAAACCTTGCTGCAAGATTCGGACGCGCAGATTCGAATAACGGCTCTGCGGGCTTTGCGGCAAGCTAATCCTCAAAATGTAATAAATTACGCCGGGCAATTAGCTTCGGATAAGTCGCCGGCCGTACGAAGAGAAGTGGCAATTGCACTGCGCGGATTGCCTTTAGAAAAAACGGAACCCATCCTCTTAACTCTAATAGACGGTTACGACGGCCATGACCGGTGGTATTTGAATGCCTTAGGAATTGCCCTGGAAGGAGAGGCCGAGGTTTTCTACCCAACCTTACTGAAGCATTTTAATGCCCAAGAACCAGCCAATTGGCCCCAATCACTGGTTAATCTGGTTTGGGAATTGCATCCGCCTGCTGCGGTTAATGCCCTGCAGGAAAGAGCCCGTAATGAAAAATTATCGACTAAGGAGCGGGAAAAAGCCCTAGTAGCCCTCGCTTTTGTTCCTACTCGTCCGGCTGCTGATGCCGTACGTCAACTAGCTCAGAACGCACCAAACGATATGGTTAGCTTCGCGCAATACTGGTTGCAGTTCCGGAAAACCAACGACTGGCGGGCATATTTGAAAAACTGGCAAAGCCCCGATAATCAATTACCGGAAGCCCATCCGGAATTGTTGGTTCTGCGGAACAAGGTAACTAACTCCCAACTGAATATAGCACAACGTTCCGGCGCGGCGATGGAACTGGCAAAAAGTAAAGTGGGTAAGCTGCATTTAGTAAGCTTAGCCGCTGACCAGAAATTGCCCGATACTATTCAGCAATTGGTAAAAGCTCCAATGCTGCGGGAGGATGACCGCTATATAAAATCATTAATCTCCCGTTATTTTGACACTTCGGATTCGGTTTCTTACTCTATTCAAAAAATAACTGCTTTGCCCGGAGATCTGGTTAAAGGTAAGAAGTTGTTGTATGGTAATTGCCTGGTCTGCCACAAAGTAGGGGAAGCCGGTGGTGAAATAGGGCCGGTGCTGACTAATATTAATAATAAGTACGATAAACAAAGTTTGTCCCAAGCCATCGTACAACCGGAAGCTGGTATCGCTTTTGGTTCGGAGCCTTATTTAATTACTTTAAAAAATGGCGGCATGCTGTATGGTTTGTTACTATCCGAAGGACCGGTAGTAACCGTGTTGGATATCTATGGCCGGCGTTACATGATGGAATCCACGCGGGTTTTAAGTAAAAAGCAACTCAAAACGAGTCCCATGCCTTCCCCGAAACACCTGCAACTCAGCGAGCAGGATGTAGCCGATATTACGGCGTTTTTACTGCAAAAAGATAAGAGTTTGTAA
- a CDS encoding FAD-dependent oxidoreductase produces MLTFINHHQVPLLTETDILVIGAGSAGCLAALAASHSGKYKVMLVERYGFPGGTSTQMLDTFYGFFTPGEAPKKIVAGLPDAIVNELNKTGDIFLRPNTYGAGTGVNYNPERLKLVWDQKIINAGIRFLLHTTLVDVVRTEREKISCIFWNKSGFHQVKAKRVIDASGDADFCHLAGYAYEVAGELEPAQSMTTTFRMCNVDLDKFKKAGGKQMLQEKMIQAMETGKHPLPRKEGSAHEMCQPGCISTVAVKVSDLRALQVEELTQAEIEGRRQSFIYEDFFRQEVPGYENSKIIGLSHQIGVRETRRVYGEYRLTKEDCLSGIMPPDRIFLCGAPIEDHRPGKNGEDETFWQYIPENGVYGVPYGTIVPKGSEQVWVVGRCFSATHDAHASCRSMAQTMSMGQAAGLAAVLSLDTNTAANAVDIPQLQTKLLQIGAILDNPDTIADTSRNGWQNNFRVKNTIAHSL; encoded by the coding sequence ATGCTGACCTTTATCAATCATCATCAGGTACCCTTACTAACGGAAACCGATATTCTGGTAATTGGCGCCGGTTCGGCCGGTTGCCTGGCCGCATTAGCCGCCAGCCATTCGGGTAAGTATAAAGTGATGCTGGTAGAAAGATATGGTTTTCCCGGTGGTACTTCTACCCAAATGCTGGATACTTTTTATGGATTTTTCACCCCTGGGGAAGCGCCTAAAAAAATAGTGGCTGGTTTACCGGACGCTATTGTAAATGAATTAAATAAAACCGGTGATATCTTTTTACGGCCTAATACCTACGGAGCAGGCACCGGCGTTAATTATAATCCGGAACGTTTAAAACTGGTCTGGGACCAAAAAATTATTAATGCGGGTATCCGTTTTCTGCTGCATACTACCCTGGTGGATGTAGTAAGAACCGAAAGAGAGAAAATAAGTTGTATTTTCTGGAATAAAAGTGGGTTCCACCAGGTAAAAGCCAAGAGAGTAATTGATGCTTCGGGAGATGCTGATTTTTGCCATTTAGCTGGGTACGCTTACGAAGTTGCCGGTGAGTTAGAGCCGGCCCAAAGCATGACCACCACTTTCCGGATGTGTAACGTAGACCTGGATAAATTTAAAAAAGCAGGCGGCAAGCAGATGCTGCAAGAAAAAATGATTCAGGCTATGGAAACCGGTAAACATCCGCTGCCCCGCAAAGAAGGCTCCGCTCATGAAATGTGCCAGCCCGGTTGTATTTCTACGGTGGCGGTAAAGGTAAGTGATTTACGCGCGTTGCAGGTAGAGGAACTGACCCAGGCCGAAATTGAAGGAAGGAGGCAATCTTTTATTTACGAGGATTTTTTCCGCCAGGAAGTTCCCGGTTACGAAAATTCTAAAATTATCGGGCTATCGCACCAGATTGGCGTTCGGGAAACCCGGCGCGTTTACGGGGAGTACCGCCTCACCAAAGAAGATTGCTTATCCGGTATTATGCCCCCTGACCGTATTTTTCTTTGCGGAGCGCCCATTGAAGACCATCGGCCCGGCAAAAACGGCGAAGACGAAACGTTTTGGCAATACATTCCGGAAAATGGCGTGTATGGCGTCCCTTATGGTACGATTGTTCCGAAAGGCAGCGAACAGGTTTGGGTAGTCGGCCGTTGTTTTTCGGCCACTCACGATGCGCATGCTTCCTGCCGGTCCATGGCCCAGACCATGTCGATGGGGCAGGCCGCGGGTTTAGCGGCGGTACTTTCACTGGATACCAATACGGCTGCGAATGCTGTAGATATTCCGCAATTACAGACCAAACTGCTGCAAATAGGGGCTATTCTGGATAACCCCGATACAATAGCCGATACTAGTCGGAATGGTTGGCAGAATAATTTCCGGGTTAAAAATACCATCGCTCATTCGCTGTAA
- a CDS encoding sugar isomerase domain-containing protein — MDVIKNYLDKCRHIIEVVEKQSEEIRTAASWFAETILAGRMVHVFGSGHSRIMVEEMWPRYGSFPGFNPIVELSLTFHNLVVGANGQRQAMFLENVPGLAERILRNFDLSPQDTALVISSSGCNVVPIEIAENFQKKGIKVVALITNAHSAGSTSKRKDGKKLSDFADLILDTGAPAGDAMVYVPNLDTPVAPGSTVGGAILVNSIKAEVARLLTEAGQPPTVLSGAVIVGPERAVELFESAYDQHAHRLAGLYKSVGAGLPVESC, encoded by the coding sequence ATGGATGTAATAAAGAATTATCTGGATAAATGCCGCCACATAATCGAAGTAGTAGAAAAACAATCAGAGGAAATAAGGACGGCAGCTAGCTGGTTTGCCGAAACTATTTTAGCCGGTCGTATGGTACACGTGTTTGGTTCCGGGCACAGCCGGATTATGGTAGAGGAAATGTGGCCACGGTATGGTTCTTTTCCCGGGTTTAACCCCATCGTGGAACTATCCCTGACTTTCCATAACCTGGTAGTAGGCGCCAACGGCCAGCGGCAGGCAATGTTTTTGGAAAACGTACCGGGCTTAGCTGAAAGAATTTTACGCAATTTTGATTTAAGTCCGCAGGATACTGCTCTAGTCATCTCCTCAAGTGGCTGTAATGTGGTACCTATTGAAATTGCCGAAAATTTTCAAAAGAAAGGTATTAAAGTAGTAGCCTTAATTACCAACGCACATTCCGCCGGTAGCACCAGTAAAAGAAAGGATGGCAAAAAGCTGAGCGATTTTGCGGACTTAATCCTCGACACGGGTGCCCCGGCAGGTGATGCGATGGTATACGTGCCAAACTTGGATACGCCGGTTGCTCCCGGTTCTACCGTTGGGGGAGCTATACTGGTGAATAGCATTAAAGCCGAAGTGGCTCGTTTGCTTACCGAAGCCGGCCAACCACCTACCGTGTTGAGTGGGGCCGTAATAGTTGGGCCAGAAAGGGCTGTAGAATTATTCGAAAGTGCCTACGACCAGCACGCTCACCGTTTAGCGGGCTTGTATAAATCAGTTGGAGCGGGTTTACCTGTTGAGTCATGTTGA
- a CDS encoding sugar phosphate isomerase/epimerase family protein — MKTKNNSRRGFLKATAYLAGAGLVGNFSPEKLFGKNNIEKGIPVSGHLWVYASKYPPNWDCTPILEQVFQDFKYAGIEGVEMMEPNLKHADAVSRIKELIQKYKLPVTGTSYNGEMWNRDKQQEILEDVELVVERLHQLGGSTFGISVGDAKRVKTEPELDAQADLLKKILQVCDKNKVQANLHNHTYEVVNNLHDLKGTLARIPNIKLGPDLNWLVRGGVDPVWFINTYGKQIVYLHIRDQKADGKWTEAVGEGITDFPAMAAALQKVNFKGRAAIELAFDNPPVNPVKEDWKKSRDYVTKVFGW, encoded by the coding sequence ATGAAAACCAAGAATAATTCCCGGCGTGGATTTTTGAAAGCAACCGCTTATTTAGCTGGTGCCGGCTTAGTGGGTAATTTTTCTCCGGAAAAGTTATTTGGGAAGAACAACATTGAGAAGGGTATACCTGTGAGCGGGCACCTTTGGGTGTATGCCAGCAAATATCCTCCTAACTGGGATTGTACCCCTATATTAGAGCAAGTCTTCCAGGATTTTAAATATGCCGGCATAGAAGGGGTGGAAATGATGGAGCCCAACCTGAAGCATGCTGATGCCGTTTCCCGCATTAAAGAATTAATTCAAAAATATAAGTTGCCGGTAACCGGTACTTCCTACAACGGCGAAATGTGGAACCGCGATAAACAGCAGGAAATACTGGAAGATGTAGAATTGGTAGTGGAGCGCCTGCATCAACTGGGAGGCAGTACCTTCGGTATTTCGGTAGGAGATGCCAAGCGAGTTAAAACGGAACCGGAATTAGATGCGCAGGCTGATTTATTAAAAAAGATACTTCAGGTTTGTGACAAAAATAAGGTTCAAGCCAATTTACATAACCATACCTATGAAGTAGTAAACAACCTGCACGATTTAAAAGGAACTTTGGCCCGAATTCCGAATATTAAATTGGGCCCGGATTTAAACTGGCTGGTTCGCGGGGGCGTTGACCCGGTTTGGTTTATTAATACCTATGGTAAGCAAATAGTTTACCTGCATATCCGGGACCAGAAAGCCGACGGTAAATGGACCGAAGCAGTGGGCGAGGGAATTACCGATTTTCCGGCTATGGCGGCAGCTTTACAAAAGGTGAATTTTAAAGGGAGAGCGGCTATCGAATTAGCTTTTGATAACCCACCGGTAAATCCGGTAAAAGAAGACTGGAAGAAAAGCCGCGATTATGTAACGAAGGTTTTTGGCTGGTAA
- a CDS encoding GMC oxidoreductase: MVTADNESQNKQTKGSPNLNLKGIAENTYDAIVIGSGISGGWAAKELCEKGLKTLVLERGRQVEHIKDYPTANLNPWDFPHRGRLALKTVQENPIVSRCYAFDESTQHFFVKDNEHPYSQEKPFDWIRGYQVGGKSLMWARWTQRWSDLDFEANAKQGIAIDWPIRYKDIAPWYSYVEKFVGISGNRDGIPHLPDGEFLPPMEMNCVEKHLKSSIEKNYPDRHLIISRTANLTKGLKGRGPCQYRNLCARGCPFAGYFSSNSATLPAATATGNLTLRPFSVVHSLIYDEQKQKAKGVRVIDTNTKEETEYYAKIIFVNAGTLNSTLLLLNSTSARFSNGLGNDSGVLGHYLMDHNYRGHISGQFDGLQDSYYYGRRPAGVYIPRYRNVGHDRQSSFIRGYAFAASGVRLTGNVTTEAMGAAYKEALTKPGPWSFRMTGMGECLPYHENKVTLSPEKKDAWGIPQLIIDCEFKANETSMLKDMLSSGSEMLEQAGFKNITASDNNQAPGLGIHEMGTARMGRDPKSSVLNANNQVWGAPNVFVTDGSCMTSNACQNPSLTYMALTARAVDYAVKELKRQNLS; this comes from the coding sequence ATGGTAACAGCAGATAACGAGAGCCAAAATAAACAAACCAAAGGTTCTCCGAATCTGAATCTAAAAGGCATTGCGGAAAACACCTACGATGCTATAGTGATTGGCTCGGGAATATCCGGTGGCTGGGCGGCCAAAGAATTGTGCGAGAAAGGCCTGAAAACCCTGGTGCTGGAACGCGGCCGCCAGGTGGAGCACATCAAAGATTATCCTACCGCTAATTTAAATCCCTGGGATTTTCCGCACCGGGGGCGCTTGGCCCTGAAAACAGTACAAGAAAACCCTATTGTAAGCCGGTGTTATGCTTTCGATGAATCTACACAACATTTCTTTGTAAAAGATAACGAACATCCTTATAGCCAGGAAAAGCCTTTCGACTGGATTCGAGGCTATCAGGTGGGCGGCAAGTCTTTAATGTGGGCCCGCTGGACCCAGCGCTGGAGCGACCTGGACTTTGAAGCCAATGCCAAACAAGGCATTGCCATCGATTGGCCCATCCGGTATAAAGATATTGCTCCTTGGTATTCTTATGTAGAGAAGTTTGTAGGTATCAGTGGTAACCGCGATGGAATTCCGCATTTGCCGGACGGCGAGTTTCTGCCTCCCATGGAAATGAACTGTGTGGAAAAACACTTAAAAAGCAGTATCGAAAAGAATTACCCGGACCGGCATTTAATTATTTCCCGCACCGCCAATCTTACCAAAGGTCTAAAAGGCCGCGGCCCTTGCCAGTACCGGAACCTTTGCGCCCGAGGGTGCCCGTTTGCCGGGTATTTTAGTAGTAACTCGGCAACGCTGCCTGCCGCTACAGCAACCGGAAACCTGACTTTACGACCTTTTTCGGTGGTGCATTCCCTAATTTATGATGAGCAAAAGCAAAAAGCAAAGGGCGTACGGGTAATAGATACCAACACCAAAGAGGAAACGGAATACTATGCGAAAATTATTTTTGTAAATGCTGGTACCCTTAATTCTACTTTACTGCTTTTAAATTCTACTTCCGCCCGCTTTTCCAATGGTTTAGGCAACGATAGCGGCGTACTAGGCCATTATTTAATGGACCATAATTACCGGGGGCACATCAGCGGCCAGTTCGATGGTTTGCAAGATTCCTATTATTACGGACGAAGACCGGCCGGCGTGTATATACCCCGCTACAGAAACGTGGGCCACGACAGACAAAGCAGCTTTATCCGGGGCTATGCTTTTGCGGCTAGCGGAGTGCGTTTAACAGGAAATGTAACAACCGAAGCAATGGGGGCAGCTTATAAAGAGGCACTCACTAAACCTGGTCCGTGGAGCTTTCGCATGACGGGTATGGGAGAATGCTTGCCTTATCATGAAAACAAGGTAACTCTTAGCCCGGAAAAGAAAGATGCCTGGGGTATTCCGCAATTAATAATTGATTGTGAATTTAAGGCCAATGAAACCAGTATGCTGAAAGATATGCTCTCTAGTGGTTCTGAAATGTTAGAACAAGCGGGCTTTAAGAATATAACTGCTAGCGATAATAACCAGGCACCCGGCTTAGGCATTCATGAAATGGGCACGGCCCGCATGGGAAGAGATCCGAAATCGTCGGTATTAAATGCGAATAACCAGGTGTGGGGTGCCCCGAATGTATTTGTTACCGATGGGTCCTGCATGACTTCTAATGCCTGCCAAAATCCTTCCTTAACGTATATGGCTCTAACGGCTCGGGCTGTGGACTACGCCGTTAAAGAATTAAAAAGACAAAATCTTTCTTGA
- a CDS encoding sugar phosphate isomerase/epimerase family protein, whose protein sequence is MLLENLYSRRQIIKSSAALAGLSIIAPWWEVFASAHQAKYKISTCDWSINKGSDVEALAFAKKIGFDGVQVSLGTVANNMHLRRPEVQQAYKDAAKKQGVQISSLAIGELNNVPYKSEPVTEEWVSDSIDVAKAMGCKVILLAFFGKGDLRGDEAGIQEVIRRLMKVAPKAEKAGIILGIESWLSADDHLKIIQAVGSQNVRVYYDVANSTQMGYDIYEEMSRLGKEYICEVHAKENGFLLGQGKVDFVRLKKVLDDMGFEGWVIIEGALPEGADLYKSYVTNLKYLRSVLNKA, encoded by the coding sequence ATGCTCCTGGAGAATCTATATTCCCGTCGTCAAATTATTAAAAGCAGTGCGGCCTTGGCTGGTCTTTCCATTATTGCTCCTTGGTGGGAGGTATTTGCTTCTGCCCACCAGGCAAAATACAAAATAAGTACCTGCGATTGGTCTATAAATAAGGGTAGCGATGTAGAGGCCCTGGCTTTTGCCAAGAAAATAGGCTTTGATGGCGTGCAGGTGAGTTTAGGAACGGTAGCGAACAACATGCATCTCCGGCGCCCTGAAGTGCAGCAAGCTTATAAAGACGCCGCCAAAAAACAGGGGGTGCAGATATCCAGTCTGGCCATTGGGGAATTAAATAACGTGCCTTACAAGTCGGAACCAGTAACCGAAGAATGGGTAAGCGACAGCATCGATGTAGCGAAAGCCATGGGCTGTAAGGTAATACTGCTGGCTTTCTTTGGTAAAGGAGACCTGAGAGGCGATGAAGCGGGCATTCAGGAAGTCATTCGTCGTTTAATGAAAGTAGCGCCCAAAGCCGAAAAAGCCGGGATAATACTGGGCATTGAATCCTGGCTGAGCGCTGATGATCATTTAAAGATTATACAGGCCGTTGGCTCCCAAAATGTACGAGTGTATTACGATGTAGCAAATTCTACCCAAATGGGCTACGACATTTACGAAGAAATGAGCCGCCTCGGCAAAGAATACATCTGTGAAGTACACGCGAAAGAGAATGGTTTTTTATTAGGCCAGGGTAAAGTAGATTTTGTCCGGCTTAAAAAGGTTCTGGACGATATGGGTTTTGAGGGTTGGGTAATCATAGAAGGAGCGTTGCCGGAAGGAGCAGACCTTTATAAATCTTATGTTACCAATTTAAAATACCTTCGGTCGGTGCTGAATAAGGCTTAG